The genome window CCCGGTTTTGACGCCATGCTGTTCATGACCTTGGTCAGCGGTCGCAATCCTAACTACCTGATTGATGAACAGGTTCGTGGTGGCGCCCTGGTCCGCGCCTTGAACATGGAAGCTATTCCCACGGCTTACCAGTTGATTAACAGCGGCAAGCGTACCACGGTGGAATACATCAGCGGTACCATGCCGGTTCCTGCAAACAAGCCCAAGCTCAGCATGGTGAATTCCATTGCTGCAGAACTGATGGGGATGCGTTACGTTTACCTGGAGGCAGGTAGCGGCGCCGAAGAGCCCGTTCCTGTGGAACACATTGCCTACACCCGCAAGGCTACTGAAATGACCATCATTACAGGTGGTGGCATTAAGGATCCGCAGACAGCCGCGGTTCGTGTTGCTGCCGGTGCAAATATTATTGTGACTGGCACCCTCTGGGAAAAGGTTCAGGACCCGAAGCTTCTTGCTGAATTCTCCGCAGCGATTCACACTAAGGGCTAAATGTTGTTTTCGATCCACTGGTAGCGTTTAAGCATCCAGTCTTTCATGTCCTCTACGGCTTCTTCATAAGAGCCGTAGGGCTTTTTTAATGCCCAGTTTTCTGTGTTCTTGATGATGGGCCAACGTTTGTACTCGTTGTCGATTGCGGCGCGTATTTCGCTTACATAAAGAGGGATACTGTCGATGAGTGCGCGGAACTTTTCTCGGTGTTCCTTCCAATAACGAGCGGATTGTCTTTGTACGTCGTAGTCCCTGAAGACGTACCGATGCCAGTGACCTTTGCGAATGTACCAACCATCGGCTTCTCGATTTTCTGGATAGGATTGATTGCCGAATCCTAAGTCCAAATCCCAAATGGGCCCGAAGCGGATGGGTTGGTCTTCCTGCCAGGTCATGAAAATACTACGTGAAAAATTTCCATCCTCGTTTTTGGAATATTCCTGAAGCCAATATTGCAAAAGGTAAGATTCCAAGTCAATCCATCTGTCGATTTTATCCTGATTGTTGGATGCCCCGGTAGATAGATAGTATTCGAAGTAGTCGAGTTTTTTCTTGAGCAGATTGGCTGTTTCCTCGGTCAATTCTTTAGGGCTCTTGATATGGAAACTGCGGCTCTGTTCAGTGGTGATATAGGGGGTGTCCAGTTTTTTGGAGTCTTCCTTTTCGAAGAGGAAGGAGTGGCTGTTCTTTGGAATGTCCACACGGTTCTTGCCGACTTTCACTGTTTCCGTAAACTGGTAGACCCCCATATATTTGCGGTTCAGGTATAGTTCTACAAACTGGTCTTTTGGCGTGTAGTTTGCGCCTAGCCATTCCGATAACCTGAAAATCATGTGGTTACGGATTAATGTCTTGTCTCCGTAATTTGCGATAAGAGCCCAGTCCCGATTCTTGGGCATGCCGAACATGGATTGTTTATCGTTAAATTCCAATTTGAGACCATACTTGGGCATTTTTGCACTGGAGTTTCCGCGACCGCGCACGGTTAGGTTTAAAACGTTCCCCGATGGTCCGTCCTTGCCGTAGATTTGCAACTTGGCCTGATGTTCCGTAGTTACGTCGCGGATCTGGGCGTAATCCTTGGTTTCGATGATGACGCGGGGCAGGCCTGCGTAAGGATATTCTGAATCGTCCAATACGAGATATTCGTTGCCGTTGGCGTCTAATAAGGCGGAATCCGTTTCGTCCCAAAAACATCCTGATAGGAATGTGGCTGCTAGCAGCCCTAGGCCTGCGGCTATAGTAAACCGCAGGCATTTTCTGCCAGTGTTTTTTTGAACGGACCTTTGTAACCTCTTCACGTTGTGTAAAATAAATAATTTATACGCATTGGGCCTACCGCTAATTATATTTAACAGGACATGGAAAAAATCTTACGCAATATTCTAATGCTGCTTTGCGCTTGCTGCCTATGGATAGGCGATGCCCTTGCCGTAGAATCGTTGCGTCCAGTCTCTGCTCCTCGCTCCTGGCTGGAATACACGTTCTCTGCGGAACTGGATGAGGACGTGTATAGCGGACTTTTGTCTCTGCAGGGGGAATACGCCTTTTGCACTCGGTTTAGTGTCTATCTGGATGGTTCTTACCGCTTGCTCAGCTACAGTTATGAGTACGCTATGGATGGCTACATTCATAATTATGCAAATCTCCATGTAAGTGGTCTTGATGAAACTTATGTGGGGTTTAAGTCTTTGATTTATGGTCCCTTTGGTTTGGACGTGAATTGGCGTCTTCCTCCAAGGGATGGTTCCCGTAAGAATCGTTTTCAGAGAATGAATTTGGAACCTTATGGCATGTTCTCCATCACGAAGCGTCTAGATGTTGGTGCTTCTATCCGGTATAATGCCTTTCTGGAAGATCGAAACTATAAGCCCGGAGATGAACTGGGTGTGAAGGCAGGCGTCGTATGGCGGCCTTTCGATGTGCAGGGGGAGCCGCCCCTGTGGACATTTGCGGGGACAGCTCTGTTCCAGACCCGGCTTGAAGAATCCGAAAACCGCAATATGAAGAAAGCCTATCGCAAGATGGATGACATTTATCAAGGACTCAAGATGAAGTTTTCCGCCATGCGGTATTTTGATTTTATGAAAGTTCCCTTTGGGGTTGGGCTGAATTACGAAATCCATCAGGGAACGCTATTCGGCTTTGAAACGGGACACTGTATAGGAATTACGTTGCGAGCCAATTAAAAAGACCTGCTTTGCAGGCCATTTTACGTTAAACGTTCTTTTTTCTCCAGCGTTTTTTTGCGTCGTAATTCAGCATGAAGTTGTAGAATTCATCGGTGTTCGTGCTGTTCTGCTTGTTTCGGCGATAGGAAATCACGATGTCTCGTTTGAATTCCGTGTCGGTAATTTCCAGAAGTTTGACCTTCTTGTGATCCATCTTTCCCCAGGATACTTCGGGCCAGAAGCAGACTCCGATGCCGCCGGCAACGGCTTCCTTGATGGCTGCGGAGTTGTCGCTTTCGAAGGTGGTCTCGGATTTGAATCCGATTTTTTCGCAAAGTTCGTTACAGATCTTACGGTATTGTTTGGATCCGTAAAGACGGATGAATTTTTCATCTCCAAGATCAAAAAGGGAAATGGATGTCATCTTCTTGTACTTTGCTGTATTGGGAACTGCAAGGAAAATCTTTTCGGAACGAACAAATAATTCGTCACTCTTAAAGCTGTCAAGTTCGGGCTTGTAGGAGCTAAAGGTTCTTACGCAGAAATCGAAAAGGTCCGTTTCCTCGTTCTGGATCATGTCGATATTGATGTGAGGATGGCTTTGCTTGTATTCGATTACAACGTTTGTGAAAAGAGCCGATGCAGCAAGGACGTTCAGCTTGATGTTGTTGTTCTGCTGTTTTGCTACTTCCTGCAGTCTTTTGGGCAACGCCATCATTTCGTTATAGATGGGCTGCAATTGTTCGTAGAAGAATTTTCCGCTTTCGGTGAGTTTGATGTTCCTGCCTGAGGTCTTGAATAATGGAACCTCCAGTTCGTCTTCTAACTTGTGTATGGCCTGAGTGAGAGCGGGCTGTACAATGCAAAGGTTCTTGGCGCTTTGCGTTACGTGCTCGTTCTTTGCGACTTCCAAAAAATATTTGAGCTGCGTAAGTTCCATAATTACAAATATAGGCAAATGTGATGAAATCACAAGGTTTGATAATGATACTTTAAATCTATTTAATGATAAAAATAAATGATTAGTTGCAAAAAATGTAATCATTTTTTCTTATTGATTTGATTAGAAGAAAATATTAGTCAAAAATGATGAATCCATCTACATTTAGCAACGAATAAAAAAGAGCTCTAAAAATTATCACTAAAAACAATCTTAAGGAGATTGATTTATGAAGCTCAGAACTATTGCTGCCTTGGTACTTGCTGCCTCCACCATGTTTACTTTCACCGCATGTGATAAGGCAAATGCTTGTTCTTATAACGAAACTGCAAATACCTTGTCTTGCCAGGAAAAAATTTATAAGACGGTAAAGACCGGCGACAAGGTTTGGATGGCCGAAAACTTGGCCCGCTTTGATTCTGATTCCAGCTTCTGCTACGGCAGTAACCACGATAACTGTGAAAAGTATGGCCGTCTCTATCCCTATGAATCTGCCAATACCATTTGCCCCGAAGGCTGGACTCTTCCGTCCAAGGCTGATTTCGAAGCTGTTGACATGAAGGCTCTCAATGTCCTGAAGGCCGGATATCGCTATGCAAGTAATGGCAAGTTCGCTGA of Fibrobacter sp. UWR4 contains these proteins:
- a CDS encoding geranylgeranylglyceryl/heptaprenylglyceryl phosphate synthase → MKIGKTEARLNAAIEKRGALFAVLLDPDTSDEAAFVKSAVMAAENGADLLLVGGSYLGNFTLPKQVAALKANVDLPVVLFPGGASQVVPGFDAMLFMTLVSGRNPNYLIDEQVRGGALVRALNMEAIPTAYQLINSGKRTTVEYISGTMPVPANKPKLSMVNSIAAELMGMRYVYLEAGSGAEEPVPVEHIAYTRKATEMTIITGGGIKDPQTAAVRVAAGANIIVTGTLWEKVQDPKLLAEFSAAIHTKG
- a CDS encoding CotH kinase family protein, which produces MDDSEYPYAGLPRVIIETKDYAQIRDVTTEHQAKLQIYGKDGPSGNVLNLTVRGRGNSSAKMPKYGLKLEFNDKQSMFGMPKNRDWALIANYGDKTLIRNHMIFRLSEWLGANYTPKDQFVELYLNRKYMGVYQFTETVKVGKNRVDIPKNSHSFLFEKEDSKKLDTPYITTEQSRSFHIKSPKELTEETANLLKKKLDYFEYYLSTGASNNQDKIDRWIDLESYLLQYWLQEYSKNEDGNFSRSIFMTWQEDQPIRFGPIWDLDLGFGNQSYPENREADGWYIRKGHWHRYVFRDYDVQRQSARYWKEHREKFRALIDSIPLYVSEIRAAIDNEYKRWPIIKNTENWALKKPYGSYEEAVEDMKDWMLKRYQWIENNI
- a CDS encoding LysR family transcriptional regulator; translated protein: MELTQLKYFLEVAKNEHVTQSAKNLCIVQPALTQAIHKLEDELEVPLFKTSGRNIKLTESGKFFYEQLQPIYNEMMALPKRLQEVAKQQNNNIKLNVLAASALFTNVVIEYKQSHPHINIDMIQNEETDLFDFCVRTFSSYKPELDSFKSDELFVRSEKIFLAVPNTAKYKKMTSISLFDLGDEKFIRLYGSKQYRKICNELCEKIGFKSETTFESDNSAAIKEAVAGGIGVCFWPEVSWGKMDHKKVKLLEITDTEFKRDIVISYRRNKQNSTNTDEFYNFMLNYDAKKRWRKKNV
- a CDS encoding FISUMP domain-containing protein, coding for MKLRTIAALVLAASTMFTFTACDKANACSYNETANTLSCQEKIYKTVKTGDKVWMAENLARFDSDSSFCYGSNHDNCEKYGRLYPYESANTICPEGWTLPSKADFEAVDMKALNVLKAGYRYASNGKFADEGVSASFWTSDSFDDARGTMVRVGDSTVTYEHFSKSIAYSVRCIKK